A genomic region of Miscanthus floridulus cultivar M001 chromosome 3, ASM1932011v1, whole genome shotgun sequence contains the following coding sequences:
- the LOC136544859 gene encoding uncharacterized protein, giving the protein MKLVWCPDTASKAYIDGVRAIAGNDSADGSPELAELVAAMAGGWNAQLIVDAPYVDVDASPSPSPSPSSSRRPPATSLALAAAARRTGGRYARLDDDNDNDGATTQEAINSGSSSSAAEAAMARLEGVDLLVLDARRRDAAAVLRAARPGPRGMVVVRHGDPTGGGVRRRAAASATAPWGTMAAGTRVVRAAYLPIGAGGVEVLHVGVGKGPSLTTAQQQSRRSGRGRWIRHFNHRTGEEHVFRRQ; this is encoded by the coding sequence ATGAAGCTGGTGTGGTGCCCCGACACGGCCTCCAAGGCCTACATCGACGGCGTCCGGGCGATCGCGGGCAACGACTCCGCCGACGGTTCGCCCGAGCTCGCCGAGCtcgtcgccgccatggccggcggctggAACGCCCAGCTCATCGTCGACGCCCCGTACGTGGACGTGGacgcctcgccgtcgccgtcgccgtcgccgtctagcagccgccgcccgcccgccaccagcctcgcgctcgccgccgccgcgcgccgcacGGGCGGCCGCTACGCCCGcctcgacgacgacaacgacaacGACGGCGCCACGACTCAGGAGGCCATCAACTCCGGCTCCTCGTCCTCGGCcgccgaggcggccatggcgcggctGGAGGGCGTCGACCTCCTCGTGCTGGACGCGCGGCGGCGAGACGCGGCGGCCgtgctgagggcggcgaggccggGGCCCAGGGGCATGGTCGTGGTGCGCCACGGCGACCCCACCGGCGGCGGCGTCCGGCGCCGCGCTGCCGCCTCCGCCACCGCGCCGTGGGGGACGATGGCGGCCGGGACCAGGGTCGTGCGCGCCGCCTACCTCCCCATCGGCGCCGGCGGCGTCGAGGTGCTGCACGTCGGGGTCGGCAAGGGCCCCAGCCTGACGACGGCGCAGCAGCAGAGCAGGAGGTCCGGGCGTGGGCGGTGGATCCGCCACTTCAACCACCGCACCGGCGAGGAGCACGTCTTCCGGCGCCAGTAG
- the LOC136544860 gene encoding uncharacterized protein produces MAGGWNAQLIVDAPYVDVDASPSPSPSSSRRPPATSLALAAAARRTGGRYARLDNDNDNDGATTQEAINSGSSSSAAEAPMARLEGVDLLVLDARRRDAAAVLRAARPGPRGMVVVRHGDTTGGGVRRRGAASASASATAPWGTMAAGTRVVRAAYLPIGAGGVEVLHVGVGKGPSVPTALQQSRRSGRGRWIRHVDHRTGEEHVFRRQ; encoded by the coding sequence atggccggcggctggAACGCCCAGCTCATCGTCGACGCCCCGTACGTGGACGTGGacgcctcgccgtcgccgtcgccgtctagcagccgccgcccgcccgccaccagcctcgcgctcgccgccgccgcgcgccgcacGGGCGGCCGCTACGCCCGCCTCGACAACGACAACGACAACGACGGCGCCACGACTCAGGAGGCCATCAACTCCGGCTCCTCGTCCTCCGCCGCCGAGGCGCCCATGGCCCGGCTGGAGGGCGTCGACCTCCTCGTGCTGGACGCGCGGCGGCGAGACGCGGCGGCCgtgctgagggcggcgaggccggGTCCCAGGGGCATGGTCGTGGTGCGCCACGGCGACACCACCGGCGGCGGCGTCCGGCGCCgcggcgccgcctccgcctccgcctccgccaccgcGCCGTGGGGGACGATGGCGGCCGGGACCAGGGTCGTGCGCGCCGCCTACCTCCCCATCGGCGCCGGCGGCGTCGAGGTGCTGCACGTCGGGGTCGGCAAGGGCCCCAGCGTGCCGACGGCGCTGCAGCAGAGCAGGAGGTCCGGCCGTGGGCGGTGGATCCGCCACGTCGACCACCGCACCGGCGAGGAGCACGTCTTCCGGCGCCAGTAG